The genomic segment CGTCCTTGACCTCTATAAGCAGCCACTGAGAGGAGTCGTCCTGCTCGGACACAGCGCGTTTAGTCCTCACCTCCCCTGTGTACAGATTGACAGTGAACAGAGAGGCGTCTGTGGCCTCCGCCAGTTTGTAGGAGATCCAGGCGTTATGGCCCGAGTCAGCGTCCACGGCCGTCACCTTAGTAACCAGGTGACCCGCTTTAGCGGAGCGGGGCATCCTCTGATGAGACAGGGAGCCCAGGGCAGCGGAGGAGGGGTAAATAACAGCGGGGGCGTTGTCGTTCTGGTCCAGGATGAAGACATGGACGGTGGCGTTGCTGCTGAGAGACGGAGAACCCTGATCCTTTGCCTGAACCTGAATCTGAAACACCTTGAGTTTCTCATAGTCGAACGAGTGCATGCTGTAGATGCTGCCGTTATCTGAGTTGATGTAAACATACGATGAGACAGAAACGTCCTGCACTTTAGAGTCCAGGATGGAGTACGAGATTTTGGCGTTTTCACCAAAATCCAGGTCAGAGGCTGATACTGAGAACAGTATAGATCCTGGTACCCCATTCTCTTTTAAATACACATTGTAGGAGGGCTGAGTGAATATAGGAGGgttgtcattcacatcagtGATGCTGACCGGTATAGTTTTCTTACTGGACAGAGGAGGGGAGCCTGAGTCAGTGGCTGTTATCTCGATGTTATACTGAGAGAAACTCTCGCGGTCTAAAGCACCACTGGTAACCAGTTCATAATTATTAGAAAATGATGGTTTCAAACTGAAGGGAGATCCCTTTGGGAGTTTTAATGTCACTTTGGCGTTATCACCAGAGTCAAGGTCTCGAGCTCTGATTAAAGCTACTACTGTGCCTCTTGGCGAGTCCTCGAGTACCGGATTTGGTTTTGAAGTGAGAAGTATTTCTGGTGCATTGTCATTAATGTCTATTACTACTACTTGCACACGACAATGGCCCTCCATCTCAGGAACTCCTTTATCTTTTGCAGTAATATCTATTTCATGTATTGCATTGCTTTCATAATCTAACGGCCCTACTATGGAGATCTCACCTGTCTGcgaatgtaaatgaaaaatggacAACGATGACTGAGGTGTGTGCGCAGCAAATGCATATTCAATCTCTCCATTAACACCCTCATCTGCGTCTGTTGCTTCAACTTTGACAAGTACAGAACCAGTGACAGTATTTTCATGCACAGTTATATTATACAACGGCCTTTTGAAAACAGGGACATTGTCGTTGTTGTCGAGTACAGTAACGATAATTTTCGTGGTGCCAGTTTTGACAGGATTGCCTCCGTCTAAAGCTGTCAGTAGTAACTGATGTACatgttgtttctctctgtcaagTGGTTTCTCTAGTACTAGTTCCGGAACCTTTCGATTTCCTGACAACTCTTTAATCCTTAAACTAAAACACTCATCTTTACTCAGAGTATAAGATTTTACCGAATTACTGCCAACGTCCAGGTCCTGTGCTGTTTCTAAAGGAAAGCGTATGCCTGTGGCAGTAGATTCTGCAATCTTTAAAGATCGCTCCTCGTTTGAAAAATTCGGAGAGTTGTCATTTATGTCCCTTATTTCCACTTCTATCCGGTGTAGTTGCAGCGGATTTTCTGTTACAACCTGTAAAGGCAACACACAGCTGGCGCTTTGTCCGCATAAAGCCTCTCTGTCTATCCTGTCATTCACCACCAGCTCGCCCTTCCCCGCATCCACGCTGAAATACTGCTCACCAGCCTCGGAGTCAACACGCAGTTTACGGTCAAAAAGGTCTGATAGTCCCAAACCCAGATCTTTGGCTAGATATCCTACCACAGAGCCTCGTTTTAGTTCCTCCGGGATGCTGTAACGAGTCTGCCCGTCTATTGTACTCCACAAGAGAAGGAAATGATGCCACCAAAGCGCCTGCCATCTCCAGTCTCGGTATCCTATTCTCTTTGTCATCCCCGATCCGTTAGAATATGTTATTTCCCATTAAGGTATTCATCAACATAACCCAGCATTCAAAGTCATCACCAGAACGGTCATTCCAATATATATAAATCCTCAAATAATTggtaataaaatatatattcgGAAGTCCATCGAATAAGCGCGActcctctcctgctctgacACTGTGAGGGTTGCTGTGGTGAGAGCGAATGGGGGATGGAGTAGATCTCTTTGTACAGTTCTGCATGCTATTGGTTCACAGCATCCATCTTTACTATCCAATCACAGAGAGCCAACTCTGCCCACAAAGCCACTGCATCCCCCAAGGTCGATATGCATTTTGACAGTCGTACTACCATCTCGGGATTGAGACAATTATCTTTGTAGAAAACTGAATAAGAATACATgtgatgaaaaatacaaaagttttgATTCCTAAACCCCCATTAAACTGGACACCTTGTTTTCAAACGACTGCTGCCAACTAATCAtggaaataaaaccaacaaattaAACCATTATCACTTTGAAAATTACATATATCCAAATTCGcttaataactttttaaaaatagttgctAATGTGGTTGCAACATCTgatcaaaagtgaaaatatatgCGCAGTGCATTGCATAAAAGTAATAGATTGTAATAATTACAAACAGTCACTCAGAGTTCCACCTTTagttaaacacattttcataaagAATTTCTCAATATATAAGTTATTGGATTCGCTTTTTTAAGGGAATGATACTACGTCACTTTAATAAAACAACCCGCTTTCAAAATATCTACATCGAATATAAAACTGATTCTTATACCACTCAAAACAAGTCTCTTGTCAGAAGACAGTTTAGGCATAGCCAGTGATATTTTATATGAAGAaaccaatgaaaataaaaacaacttcatTTATAGTGaaatcaaaatacagaattCAAACATGTTTAGGCTGCCCATAGAATAACAAATATCATTAAAGTTCGTTCAAAACAGGTTGAGGATATATTTCACATTAGGtcagattattttaattattttttcaggcTATCAAAGGAATCTATAGCCAGTAATGATTGAAAACCTGTATAGCAGGTTTACTGTTTTCTGCTCACCTGCTGGCTTTCAAAGGTCCAGGTGCTGTCGGGTAGAGACGCATCCAGGACACTGATCACCTCCTTAAAGTCAGTGGTGCTGCTGGGTTTAATCAACGTGAAATCACTGTACTCTGACATTGGAGACATACAGGACCTGAAGGACTGACTCTGAGACAACATGTCTCCTCCCAGGACCTCCACGTACTTAATAGGTCCGTCGGTGTTGAGCTGGATCTGCAGGTTTCTGTTGGGGTTCTTGTAATCATCACAGTCGGCCCGTCTCATGCAGCAACTACCGCTGCTTCTGCTGTTCCGGATGCATTTAACTGCTAAGATGAGAAAAGTCACCAGAGACAGCACGGACACCGAGGCCAGAGAGAGAATCAAGTAAAGGGtgattctgtcatttttcttgctgGGCTCGGCCGCTTTCTGTCGGAGGTCTAAAATCGGCTCATGGAGACCGTCCTCCAGCAGGATGGACACCGTGACGGTGGCGGACTGGACCGGTTCCCCGTCGTCCTTGACCTCTATAAGCAGCCTCTGAGAGGAGTCGTCCTGCTCGGACACAGCGCGTTTAGTCCTCACCTCCCCTGTGTACAGATTGACAGTGAACAGAGAGGCGTCTGTGGCCTCCGCCAGTTTGTAGGAGATCCAGGCGTTATGGCCCGAGTCAGCGTCCACCGCCGTCACCTTAGTAACCAGGTGACCCGCTTTAGCGGAGCGGGGCATCCTCTGATGAGACAGGGAGCCCAGGGCAGCGGAGGAGGGGTAAATAACAGCGGGGGCGTTGTCGTTCTGGTCCAGGATGAAGACATGGACGGTGGCGTTGCTGCTGAGAGACGGAGAACCCTGATCCTTTGCCTGAACCTGAATCTGAAACACCTTGAGTTTCTCATAGTCGAACGAGTGCATGCTGTAGATGCTGCCGTTATCTGAGTTGATGTAAACATACGATGAGACAGAAACGTCCTGCACTTTAGAGTCCAGGATGGAGTACGAGATTTTGGCGTTTTCACCAAAATCCAGGTCGGAGGCTGATACTGAGAACAGTATAGATCCTGGTACCCCATTCTCTTTTAAATACACATTGTAGGAGGGCTGAGTGAATATAGGAGGgttgtcattcacatcagtAATAGTGACGTTTATAGTTTTCTTActggacagaggaggagagcctGAGTCAGTGGCTGTTATCTCGATGTTATACTGAGAGAAACTCTCTCGATCTAAAGCACCACTGGTAACCAGTGCATAATTATCAGAAAATGATGGTTTCAGGTTAAAAGGATAACCCCTGGGGAGCTGTAATGACACTTTACCGTTGACATCGGAGTCAAGGTCTCGGGCACTGATTAAAGCTACTACAGTACCACTTGGTGCGTCCTCGGTCACAGAGTTTGGTTGGGAGGTCAGAAATATATTTGGAGCATTATCGTTTACATCTATCACTTCCAT from the Xiphias gladius isolate SHS-SW01 ecotype Sanya breed wild chromosome 23, ASM1685928v1, whole genome shotgun sequence genome contains:
- the LOC120785780 gene encoding protocadherin gamma-C5-like codes for the protein MTKRIGYRDWRWQALWWHHFLLLWSTIDGQTRYSIPEELKRGSVVGYLAKDLGLGLSDLFDRKLRVDSEAGEQYFSVDAGKGELVVNDRIDREALCGQSASCVLPLQVVTENPLQLHRIEVEIRDINDNSPNFSNEERSLKIAESTATGIRFPLETAQDLDVGSNSVKSYTLSKDECFSLRIKELSGNRKVPELVLEKPLDREKQHVHQLLLTALDGGNPVKTGTTKIIVTVLDNNDNVPVFKRPLYNITVHENTVTGSVLVKVEATDADEGVNGEIEYAFAAHTPQSSLSIFHLHSQTGEISIVGPLDYESNAIHEIDITAKDKGVPEMEGHCRVQVVVIDINDNAPEILLTSKPNPVLEDSPRGTVVALIRARDLDSGDNAKVTLKLPKGSPFSLKPSFSNNYELVTSGALDRESFSQYNIEITATDSGSPPLSSKKTIPVSITDVNDNPPIFTQPSYNVYLKENGVPGSILFSVSASDLDFGENAKISYSILDSKVQDVSVSSYVYINSDNGSIYSMHSFDYEKLKVFQIQVQAKDQGSPSLSSNATVHVFILDQNDNAPAVIYPSSAALGSLSHQRMPRSAKAGHLVTKVTAVDADSGHNAWISYKLAEATDASLFTVNLYTGEVRTKRAVSEQDDSSQWLLIEVKDDGEPVQSATVTVSILLEDGLHEPILDLRQKAVEPSKKNDRITLYLILSLASVSVLSLVTFLILAVKCIRNSRSSGSCCMRRADCDDYKNPNRNLQIQLNTDGPIKYVEVLGGDMLSQSQSFRSCMSPMSEYSDFTLIKPSSTTDFKEVISVLDASLPDSTWTFESQQVSRE
- the LOC120785779 gene encoding protocadherin gamma-C5-like, producing the protein MTKRIGYRDWRWQALWWHHFFLLWSTIDGQTRYSIPEELKRGSVVGNLAKDLGLGLSEIFDRKLRVASEAGEQYFSVDAGKGELVVNDRIDREALCGQSPSCVLTLQVVIDKPLQLYRVEVEIQDINDNSPIFPSQELILQIAESTAAGARFPLETAQDLDVGVNSVRSYSLSKDDFFSLKIKDVSAGRKVPELVLSKSLDREKKPIHHLQVTAIDGGNPVKSGISQIMINVLDINDNFPVFEKNVYKVSISENSVQGSSIIQLKAKDTDEGSNGEIEYSFGTHTPDIVLSLFDIDSFTGEIRLIGKLDFETNANYEIDICARDKGSPRMEGHCTVHMEVIDVNDNAPNIFLTSQPNSVTEDAPSGTVVALISARDLDSDVNGKVSLQLPRGYPFNLKPSFSDNYALVTSGALDRESFSQYNIEITATDSGSPPLSSKKTINVTITDVNDNPPIFTQPSYNVYLKENGVPGSILFSVSASDLDFGENAKISYSILDSKVQDVSVSSYVYINSDNGSIYSMHSFDYEKLKVFQIQVQAKDQGSPSLSSNATVHVFILDQNDNAPAVIYPSSAALGSLSHQRMPRSAKAGHLVTKVTAVDADSGHNAWISYKLAEATDASLFTVNLYTGEVRTKRAVSEQDDSSQRLLIEVKDDGEPVQSATVTVSILLEDGLHEPILDLRQKAAEPSKKNDRITLYLILSLASVSVLSLVTFLILAVKCIRNSRSSGSCCMRRADCDDYKNPNRNLQIQLNTDGPIKYVEVLGGDMLSQSQSFRSCMSPMSEYSDFTLIKPSSTTDFKEVISVLDASLPDSTWTFESQQVSRKQ